A single window of Anomaloglossus baeobatrachus isolate aAnoBae1 chromosome 5, aAnoBae1.hap1, whole genome shotgun sequence DNA harbors:
- the LOC142309966 gene encoding uncharacterized protein LOC142309966 produces the protein MEKARRHITEGILTLTLEIINLLTGEDCTVVMKESREILDPRNRPLPHSLMQERRSDQKILVLTNKIIELLTGEEWEYLKGNTDLYKNVMIEDQQPPISPVGSSRRNPSERRCPSPLYSQGCAEEYGEELQGEDLLNFKIEVIEKEEEENEDRPFKEEEVSTAISTESEREEKDITLDPPGEHRIASVMSQLYQFRTDLSSDFSKHVESFSDLPTVDFCDSEQSERELYFCSECEKSFLTKSKLLAHMRTHRNEKKFLCSHCGIYFSQKTTLVQHQKLHTNENLSSIFQYPISHTAKTSFHCSDCGRNFADILVLLKHQNNHMRLKTFSCSECGKYFALKSGLSRHQRIHTGEKPFQCSECLKFFAVKSDLVKHQRIHTGEKPFLCSECGKRFTQKTHFTKHQRIHTGEKPYSCSDCGKCFSQKPHLVKHKRIHTGEKPFICSECGRGFTGKQILLKHQKIHTSDLPSFPGCDIIKLSRKKSSIKPKL, from the exons ATGGAGAAGGCTAGGAGACACATTACAGAGGGAATATTAACACTCACACTGGAGATTATCaacctgctgactggagag GATTGCACAGTAGTCATGAAGGAATCTAGAGAAATTTTGGACCCCAGGAATCGCCCACTGCCCCACTCACTGATGCAAGAGAGGAGAAGTGATCAGAAGATCCTTGTACTCACCAACAAGATCATTGAGCTGCTAACCGGAGAG gagtgggagtatttaaaaGGGAACACGGATTTGTACAAGAATGTCATGATTGAGGACCAACAGCCGCCAATATCACCAG TTGGATCCAGTaggagaaatccatcagagaggagGTGTCCCAGTCCTCTGTATTCTCAGGGCTGTGCAGAGGAATATGGAGAGGAACTTCAG GGTGAAGATCTACTCAATTTTAAAATTGAAGTTatagagaaggaggaggaagaaaatgaGGATAGACCGTTTAAGGAAGAAGAAGTATCTACAGCCATCAGCACAG AATCCGAAAGAGAAGAGAAGGACATCACACTAGACCCTCCAGGAGAACACCGTATTGCTTCAGTAATGTCCCAACTCTACCAATTCAGGACAGATCTGTCATCGGATTTCTCCAAACATGTGGAATCATTTTCAGATCTACCTACTGTTGATTTTTGTGACTCAGAGCAGAGCGAGAGGGAACTATATTTCTGTTCTGAATGTGAGAAATCATTTCTAACAAAGTCCAAGCTTCTCGCTCACATGAGAACTCACCGGAATGAGAAGAAGTTTTTGTGCTCTCATTGTGGGATTTATTTCTCTCAAAAAACAACTCTTGTTCAACATCAAAAACTCCATACAAATGAAAACCTGTCTAGTATTTTCCAGTATCCGATAAGTCACACCGCCAAAACATCATTTCATTGTTCCGATTGTGGCCGGAATTTTGCCGACATATTAGTTCTGCTGAAGCATCAGAATAATCACATGAGACTGAAGACTTTTTCCTGTTctgagtgtgggaaatattttgcacTGAAGTCAGGTCTTTCACGGCATCaacgaattcacacaggggagaaaccatttcaaTGTTCTGAATGTTTGAAATTTTTTGCTGTGAAATCAGATCTTGTAAAACACCAGCggattcacactggggagaagccatttcttTGTTCTGAGTGTGGGAAACGGTTTACTCAAAAGACACATTTTACGAAACATCAgcgaattcacactggggagaaaccCTATTCCTGTtctgactgtgggaaatgtttcagcCAGAAACCTCACCTTGTGAaacataagagaattcacacaggggagaagccattcatatgttctgaatgtgggagagGTTTCACTGGTAAACAAATCCTGCTTAAGCATCAGAAAATTCATACAAGTGACTTGCCTTCCTTCCCTGGTTGTGATATTATTAAGTTATCCAGAAAGAAGAGCTCTATAAAGCCCAAGCTTTGA